The sequence tgcttgttaaatcatcacccgtttggcgaagtaggctgtgattcgatgataaattaacaggcaccacattgattatttgcaacgcaggacaagttagttaaactagtaatatcatcaaccatgagtagttaactcgtgattatgttaagatttattgttttttataagatatgtttaatgctagctagcaacttaccgtggctcattgctgcactcgcgtaacaggtggtcagcctgccacgcattctcctcatggagtgcaatgtaatcggcgtcctaaaatgccgattaccgatcgttatgaaaacttgaaatcgtccctaattaatcggctatttcgattaatcggtcgacctctagtctactCTATTTGGTCCCCATCCGGAGATGATTGGCTCATGCCCATTTCAGTTTCTCCTTGTGTGGGCTACTCTAATGTGAACAGACCCTGGCCGCTGCTGTCATGCAAAACTTGTTAGccctgcctctgtgtgtgtagatgaTGGAGCAGCTGACTGATCACCACTACGAAGTGCTCACGGTCCCTGAGGGTGCAGCAGCTAACTGTGTCTACGTCAGGGGCCCCTCCAAAGTGGACTACCTGCTTCACCCGCCCACTGAAGAGTGTCCCGAAAGTTTTCCTGTGAGTGAACAGTGGTCTTTAGGTTACTTTATGCAGCAGTACATTTTTATATCCACGTTATTGTGCCTTTGGCAAATACATTGCCATCAgatagtattcataccccttgacttattccacattttgttgttacagtctgaatttaaaattgattaaattgcttttttttctcacccatctacacacactaacctttggcagtgaatacaactgggagtctttctgggtacgtctctaagagctttgcaaaccCAGGTTGTACAAAAtgtgcacattattctttaaaaattattcaggctctgtcaagttggttgttgataatTTCTAGACAGCCATTtgcaagtcttgccatagatttaagttaaaactgtaactaggccactcaggaacattcaatgttgtcttggtatgCAACTatatggccttgtgttttaggtgattttcctgctgaaaggtgaatttgtctcccagtgccTTTTGGAAAGCAGATTGAACTAGGTTTCCCGctaagattttgcctgtgcttagctctattccatttagtTTTATATTAAAAAAAACTCCCAAGTCATtgcagatgacaagcatacccataacatgatgcagacaccaCCATGCATGAAAATATGAAAgttggtactcagtgatgtgttagattgtgtgtaggccagtgacacaaaatctcaagtTGATTAATTTAAAAATCAGgttgtaacaaaacaaaatgtggaaaatgtcaaggggacTCATTTCTTTATTTTCAGTACAATCCCTCTAGTCAATTCCAAGAGTGCCATGATATAGGCATGATGTTCTATTTCATTAACTCTTTCATTTTCTTTCCTGATGCAAAATACCATGAAATTGTCACATGATGAAGTGCGTGCTAGAATAAAGAATGGCGGATGAACAGTAGACTACTAACACAAAAGCTTGTCATCCAGCCATCGCAGTCCTTGGCCAAAGATTCTCCCTATAAATGTGAATGTAATAAAATGGTATTATATCTCTTCCTGCCCCCCAGGCCTTCCAGAAGCTGACGGACTACACCCTCCTCCCCACAGCGTGCAGTGAGGCCTCCAAGCTCGGAGGGTCTCTGACTTCATTCTGCCTACTTATCAACAGGAAGACATACTACTAAATTCCCTGCCCTTCTCCCATAGAAGACACATAGACCTTCATTGACTATATTTAAATACAAATGTGGACATTACAAAGACATCAACTGTTGGGCAGGAGAAGAGAAATTCTTAATGGGATATCCCAGATCTGAAGTTGAAAACGGGTCAGATAGGGGTATGGTTAAGGTCAGTGCTTAgggtagggacatcccaaggagCCCGGCACTACACCGGACTAGAGGGTTCAATGTGCATATTCTGCACAACTGCTCCCCCTACTGTGGAAAGAGAGCAGCGTGGCTTGATGAACATTAATAGGCTGTAGATTTGAATGTAGGTGTTCTGTATGCGGGCATTTTATGTCCCTATATAACAACTTGTATTTAAATACTCATCCATTCTCCAACCCACACTATTCGCGCTCCAAGTAGGCTGTTTTGTTGCGGCCATAGAAGGGACGTGCCACCTCAACATTTTACAATTTGAGTGGTAAACTTGCAATGGTTGCCGGTCCTGAATTGAATGGATTCCATATCTATGGTTTTATCGACCTTCCGCAAATTTCTAAATACAATCACAGATAAAAAGTAGTTTGGAGAGCAAATGCCTCGTACTAAAAAGACGAATCTCTCATTTTCTCAAATCAATATTTTGCGAACACGGAGGCGCAGCGAGAGGTTTTACTAATTCAACAATCTGTCCGCACGAAAATAACTAGCCGATTTTTGTATGGGTCTCGAATCTATTTTTTGTATTATTTGCTACGCGAGGCTTATTTCAGAGTAGAATTTTGGTAATGCGGAAGTTGTTACGAGTGTACTGTGATGCACGTGACTTCCCGGTAattttgagaagaaaaaaaaaacaccttaaGTATAGCGTCTCTTCCGGTTAAATATAGGGGGTTGACGTCAATACCACTAATCGAATATTCAAAAATGGTACTCAATTAACGAGCgttatccaccaatccaaagagtAGGCGGAAGGAAGTTTATACAGCACACCATACGTGAAAAAATAATCCCTAGTACCTCTCGCCAACGTCATTGTATAATATTAGGCGGCAACAAAGACAACtaaaaaaacatgtttgtatTTTCATTGGCTTGGGCTATCTGTTGCATAACCACGATGTTGTATCTCAGTGTCAGAGTAGCCAATCAGTAAAACGTGGggcataatttaaaaaaaacatcgTCTCCAGTCATGTAGGCTAAAGTAGATTTGAAGGAAATTAAACAACTCTGCTCAACTGTAGGCCTATGCCACCACGCAAATGTGATAGATGCATGTAAGGCTTTATTGTAAAGGGGATTATAAATGCACGTTTGTTGGATTAGAACACAGGTGAAACCTAAAATGCAGATTTGGAAGGTCTGCTTTTGAATGTATCCTGCCACCAGGCCTGGCTGCGTGCTTTATATAGATAGGTATGAATAATATTTTGTTATATTCTTTGTCATACCCCCAAGGACATAACGACTGATTTGTGGAATTGTACACACTAAAATGAATGTCCTGATGGTTGAGATAACGGTCAAATGAATAAGCCCAAGGAAGGAACGATTTCAGAAGTCCCCTTCAACAATTTCCATCATTACAGTTGACTTGTTCCTGTGGATTAACCACGGCCCAAATTGGAAAGGCCTATGGAGTGAAACACTGACAGTTGTTCATAATGTCAAAAACATAACTGAGGGTTGTACACGATTGCTCAACACCTCCAGACCATGATATAGCAACTTGGAACAAACTGGCATTGTTTGAGTCACAGTACCCGGGATTTGTACTTTGTTGCAAAGTCCTCATTGGTGATAAAACATTGCCACTGGCCTACTCCCCATTAGACTACAAATCAGTAGTATGCAATTAAGACACTGCATTGATTTCTATAGTTCAACTACCTACATAATTAAAACAAGAACTCAATTTGTACTCAAATTCAGCGTTTTAGTGTAGCCTTTGTATGTGATGTTTAGAACTTTGTATTTAGTAGAGCAAATACATTTTAAACCTTTGACTAATTTCTCAACCCAGTCATGTATTGATGCCTTTATAAGTATGCATTTTACTAAACACCATACCACATTAAACAAATGAAGTTCAAATTTATTTCCTCGTTTTTTTTCTTCTAGAAAGCAAACTTTAACGGTTGGACTTGGCGACTCTCTCCAACTCATCCTTCTTCTTGATGGCGTAGGAGTTAGAAGAACCCTGAGACAAAACATTCAATACACTGATCAaaaccaaataaattgacatgaGAACTAGTAAAAAAGCACCCCCTAACATAACAGCACACTAGAAAAACATGAACATTATGAAAACTGCAGACTGGTTCAGAACCAAATGTTAAGTACTGAAACAGAATTTGAGACTACACTTTAAACAGTCTCACCTTAGCAGCGTTGATCAGTTCATCGGCGAGGCACTCAGCGATGGTCTTGATGTTCCTGAAAGCAGCTTCTCTTGCTCCAGTGCAGAGCAGCCAGATTGCCTGACAAAACACGGAGGGCAGACATGAACAACACAGAACATAAATAAACTACGTTATGAATCTACACAAAACAAGTCAAATTGGACATTCTGTATCTGAGCTGGTGATTGGCTGGGCCACAAGAGACTACAGCCAATGAATAGGCAAAGACGTTCACTCTGCGAGCACTCTAGCATACCAGGACAATAAGTTTGTAAAGACGTGACTCTAGCCTCAAGTACACAAATGACAAGTCTTTCATATTGCTGTTACTTCACTTGTGACAGCCTagatttttggcagtgaaacaagtGGCAGCATACACAGGCACTGAGTTGGAGAGCAGAATGTGCAGGCAGTCTACTTTACCTGGTTGACTCTACGCAGAGGGGACACGTCCACAGCCTGCCTCCTCACAGTACCAGCACGACCAATACGGGTGGAGTCCTCACGGGGTCCGCTGTTGATAATGGCATTGACCAGCACCTGCAGGGGGTTCTgggggggcagaggagagacaAGGTCAACCACCACAACTGTAAACCATATTCAGGGGTACAAATCACAGGGAAAGCCACTTACAGCCTACATTTGAGACATCCAGCTGACTGAACTAAAATTGGAGTGATAACTAACAGGAGAGTAGGCATGGACTTAAAGCATTAGAAGTTCCATGTGGTGTGTGTTCCAGGCCTTTCGGCACAGAGTTGCCCATTTGTTTAGGCAGTACTGCTTCCTAGAGCTGGGTCCATCTGAGCCTCCACTGGATTATACTCAGGTCACTGAAACAGACCGGCATAGTGGCGGGAGACTGACAGGCATGGAGTTTAAGGCAAAGACTGCAtttcaaacggcaccctattccccaattagtacattacttttgaccaaggaccacagtaatgcactataaagggaacggGTTGCTATTTGGGATGAAAAAAACAATGTTGGTTCAGGTAGAGATGGTACATACCTCGCCAGTGAGCAGGTGGATGATCTCAAAGGCATGCTTAACGATGCGACAGGTCATCAGCTTCTTGCCGTTGTTGCGGCCGTGCATCATCATGGAGTTTGTGAGACGCTCCACAATGGGGCACTGGGCCTTTCGGAAACGCTTGGCAGCATAACGGCCTCCAGAGTGTGGCAGGTACTTAGCATACTTCTCCTTCACGGCAATGTAATCCTGAGGTGAACCAAAAAGCATAAATATTAGTTCCCGTCCCAAGAATTTAGGTTTGAATGTCCAGGTTAAGGGAATACATACATATTTCTGAGCTGGTGATTGACTGGGACACAAGAGACTACAGCCAATGAATATGCAAAGAATTTTACTATGCGAGCACTCTAGCACACCAGGACAATGAGGGTTGTAAAGACGTGACTCTAGCCTCGCTTACACAAATAACAAATTAGTGCCTAGAAGGGTCACCAGTCAAACATTGAAATGCTTCACCTGCAGTGAGATGTCATTGATCTGAACATCGTCGGTACTCCATTTCCCAAAGAGCTTGATTTCTGGCGTTTCAGCCACTGCTGGGGCAGTCTCCCACGACTCTGAAGTCACTGGAGAGAATCATAATATTTGGTCAGGTAATACTGATGATTTAATTATGAGATTCAAGGTACCACGCGCGCAATGTCTGGCCACAGATCCCACAAGGCAAAAGGCCTTGTAATAATGGTATTCTACATTAATCAATGACATTAACACATCATGATCAACTTATTCGTTGATTGCAAGAGTAAACACCACGAAGGAATTTCTGCCACTGCTGCCAACACACGAATAGTTAGTTAACGTTAACGGTTACTAGTGATGTTGGCAACGTGGGTTAGGTTACACATGGACCGCATAAATGCAGGTGTAAACAACTACCTGTAATTAACTAGTAGGAATATAAAATAAACAGACCATGCAAATGAGTCTACACTCTAGGCCCAAAAGCCTATCAGCTCGAGTCTACCAACGAGCGggagctagttagctacagtaacGTTATAATTTCACCAGCCAACGTCAAATTGTGAGCAAAAGTACAATATATTTCAAGTAGCCATGTGTTAAACAGCAAACTAGATATATTGTAAAGCAACATCATGCGCTGAGTGATCCCGCGAGGAAGCTAAACGTGTAGCTAGCGAGACATTCGTGTTGCACATGTGCTAGCATCACGCTAACAATCTTCGCCTGATGAAATCATTTGAGCACGGAGCAAACATTCAGACTCTTTAAAAACAACTTTGAACTAAAAATTGTGATATACTTTTGACGCAAAGGCGAACGAGTAATGTTACACGTATGTTGGTTTGACATTGTGCTCTTTCGTGCAATTTTGGGCATGAAAATCGTATATTCTTTTCACTCACTtgtctgccgttctgtaccacACTTCTCAGAGACGTAAAAGGGCCTGGTGAGGTTGCCTCATGCAGATATCCAGCAAGGCGGAAATGAAGCAAAAGTATCCGGATTGCACGGCTTTTATGGAACTTTAGTTCCATGGTAGAAATTTCATCTCCGATATTAACATGAATTATGGAAATGTAATGACAACTGAAATTGGAGTATATCATTTCCCTGACGTGTTTTACATAAACCCTCATATTGAAGTTATTGATGTGATGATCCACATATGTTTCAATTAAAATAATAGGTCCTACTAAATTTAGATGGCGCAAGGatagtacactgaacaaaaatataaacgcaacatgtaaagtgttggtgccatgtttcatgagctgaaataaaagatcccaaatGCATAAAAGGGATATTTCCCCTCGAATCTTGTAcaaacatttgtttacatcccggTTAGTGGGCATTTCTCCTATGCCAAGATATTCCAtccccctgacaggtgtggcatacgTGTGtggcaggtgcaccttgtgctggggagaaaaaaaggccagtaaaatgtgcagttttgtcacgcaacacaatgccacagatgtctcaagttgagggaacttgcaattggaatgctgactgcaggaaagtccaccaaagctgttgccagagaatttcatgttaatttctctaccacgCTTCCAACGTAATTTCAGAGAATTTAGCAGTAGGTCcaaaccagcctcacaactgcagaccacgccAACCCTGAACCTCCAGTCTGCTTTTTCACCTGCCGGAAAGCttatgaaactgtgggtttgcacaatcatagaatttctgcacaaactgtcagaaaccatctcagggaagctcatctccGTGCTTGTCATCCTCACCTAGGTCTTGGCCTGACTGCAGTCTGGCATTGTAACCAATTTCAGTAGGCAAGTGCTCACCTTCAATTGCCACGCTAGGGAAGTATGCTCTTCACGAATtcatcccagtttcaactgtaccgtgCAGATTTTCTGATGTCAATGTTGAACAGAGTGCCCCTTGGTAGTGGTGGGATTATTGTCTGGGCATGTATAAACTATAGACAATGAAAACAATAGCATTTTATCgattgcaatttgaatgcacagagatactgtgatgaaAGGTCCATTGTCTTGCAATTCATCTAATtaatcatgtttcagcatgatcagTGGCGACCAGtgattcagggcaggtggggcagagccccACATGTTTTGAGCCCCACACGTTTTGCCCAAAAAGGAAATGGTGGGGAAAGCAAGCAGAGAATACGAAGCGTTGcaccatgattggctcagtgttctgtcactcatggggacactaaaATCCCCTCCAAGTCTAAGGGAAGACTTTAAAAAttctagccccttgggtgctgccattgAGGGACGTTAGAAGTACCCATCCATGCCTAagttcaaactcagtgcctctttgcttgacatcatgggaaaatcagccaAAGTCAGCCaaacagccaagacctccacaagtcttgttcatccttgtGAGAAATGTTCAAACACCTAAATATATCACgctcatctatacaaacaatagtacgcaagtataaacaccatgggaccacacagacgtcataccgctcaggaaggagacgcattctgtctcctagaggttaACGTATtttggtgggaaaagtgcaaatcaatcccagaacaacagcaaatgaccttgtgaagatgctagaggaaacaggtacaaaagtatctatatccacagtaaaacgagtcctatatcgacataatctgaaagaccgctcaacaaggaagaagccacttctccaaaaccggcataaagccagattacggtttgcaactgcacatggggacaaagattgtactatttggagaaatgtcctctggtctgatgaaacaaaaatgaaactgtttggccataatgaccatcgttatgtttggaggaaaaagggggaggcttgcaagccgaagaacaccatcccaaccgtgaagcacgggggtggcagcatcatgttgtgggtgtgctttgctgcaggaggaactggtgcacttcacaaaatagatgacatcatgaggtaggaaaagtatgtggatatattgaagcaacatcaaggcatcagtcaggaagttgaagctttgttgcaaattggtcttccaaacggacaatgaccccaagcatacttctaaagttgtggcaaaatggcttaaggacaacaaagtcaaggtattggagtggccatcacaaagccctgacctcaatcccatagaaatgtTGTGGatagaaaaggtgtgtgcgagcaaggaggcctacaaacctgactcagtcacatcagctctgtcaggaggaatgggtcaaaattcacccaacttgttgtggaaggctacctgaaacgtttgacccaagtttaacaatttaaaggcaatgctaccaaatactaattgagtgcgtgtaaacttctgacccactgtgaatgtgaaataaataaaaactgaaataaaaatcactattattctgacatttcacattaaaataaagtggttatcctaactgacctaaaactgggaatttttactaggattaaatgtcaggaattgtgaaaaactgagtttaaatgtatttggctaaggtgtatgtaaacttctgacttcaactgtatgtacagtagctttgattggactgatcatgtcaacatcatactttcataATCTTAGctagtcatcatcatgaatcaagtcgacaatttactggcaaatcctttttaatccttatATGAAGAggaattatagataaaacatCAGTGCTCATcgaccattggacataaacattccacaacaagttggaaatggCTAATTCAACAataagtggtttggaaggaatcagtggttaaCTGCAAGCAtggcaaagcaatcactagcctgctattcagaggagtgggtgtgtggtccaagtctgggtttatgggtctcttttccaagcttaaaaggataaataTTCAATATTGGCCATGCTGtaaatgaagcatgatttgtccCACGCTCAAAACAACTAACTCGGAACTGTGAAAATTTgacttcaagacaactgggaattccGAAAAAAATTAGCTCTGACTGggaaatacgttttgaacggtcatccaactagGAATTGTAAgttgggaactcgggcctctttctagagctgtgACCTGAAGATCAATGACATCATCATGAATCGACCTTGCttatttccgagttcccagttgtcttgaaagtacCATATatccagagaatgacagactttgatgacaaaatttacCCACGAAGGAACaccgtgccaccttcctgttcaagtgagcacagcacaacaaggtgaatccaaaaatgtcttgtatgctgcagCATAAATTatataatatgccagggagatatgtatactgtagctaagaaagtaatactaagtgtctgttgtgtagtaagctgttagtagcccatgtgcttcaccctaataatttggtctatttacccctcttaatttcacttactgttctgacttggtggtgcacatgtagcctataacctgttttaaaTCAAtctaatcattgaatattgtaagttTTAATtgtatgccccctttatttatcctacggttttgacttgtacagggagaatactaagaacggcccatgttctgaattctgtcgctatacatttcaaatgtgccaaacaaatagttatattgactacgtctgtcCTCGCTCGCTcattgtcttaatcgaaattacggattgcctcttatccgcttgtcgtccccctTATGCCACAgttcattagaaaccacatttgtttaagcaagtcagccatatcagctatgtttctttaaaaggcagtaaatgaggctgaattaacagtttcactgccagacaaggctccactgtcagccaggtgtagcagtggtaagacgTTGGGACAGCTTTGTGTAGGCACTTACAGTTTGTGGGAaccgtttgtcaccattataaTGCAGTGAATgtattgtgtagtggctttgctggcatgcatcccacttttttttgtgggggggggcaccaagatttacatgctaaaattgccactgcgcatgataatgcacggccgatgtcgcaaggatctgtatacaactcctggaagctgaaaatgtcccagttcttcaatggcctgcatactcaccagacatgtcaaaaGGCCTTGCATTGGCCAAGCAGAGGCTTTTACACTGGGTTGTGGACATCCTCACTCAGGCCTACAAAGGAGAAGGGCTCCCTGGTCCCAGAAGGTGTGATATGTCACTCGGCCAGAAGTGGTGCCTCAATCAGAGCTGCGCTGAATGACATCCACCTGAATGAGATAGGCAGACCTGCTACAATCAGGGCAACTCTAGTCCtcaggggcctgattggtgtcacactttttctccatccctagcaaacacagctgattaatcaaattgcattctaaactgaagatcgtGATTAGTTGACTATTTGAGTCAGGTTAGCTGGGGCAACACTGTGACAACAATCAGGccccgaggactggaattgccacATGGGCATCACCCTGCACGCTCTCAATATTTTACAAGGTCAACGTTGCATCCTGCCACAGCGGTTTAATATAATATGAACCGCGGGGGAACATCCTCCCAAGCGGTCACGCCACCAGTGTAACTTTAATATGAATTACTCGACCATACTTTCCACCGTAGTGACCGTCTTCCAGGTATTCGTAGAATCAGAGTTACATTCGTAACTTCCGGTcacactggttttctgatccacgcccctacttttcaAACATGTTTTatggtatctgtgaccaatagttttatatattttttacatttaactaggcaagtcagcctggactcgaaccagactgtagtgacgcctcttgcgctgagatgcagtgccttagaccgctgcgccacttggagTCTTAAAtatatatctgtattcccagccatgtgaaatccatagattagggcctagcgAATTTATTTAAATCGACTgatatccttatatgaactaactcagtaaaattgttgcattcatatttttgttcaatgtattTAAAAAGTCATTTTGCATAAAGATATTGAAAAAAAATCTTTCACTTTCATCCATAGCCATGGGATGTATCCTCCCCCCACCAAATTAGTGCATTAAACCTTTACTCCTGTATGAGTGGAGAAAATTTTAAATTCCCTTAGAAGCAGAACATAAACCAAGAAGACACACACATAATATTGCAATGTCAACTTTACAAATATTTTACAAGCTATAGCAATCCCTCGTACCTGACAGTCTCATTTCTAGTTACAATTTTAATCTTTGTGCAATGCTTTCTATCTTACTTCACAATGTAACAGAGTACTTTCACTATAGTCCCACAGGCAATCCCCCTTTTCATACAACCATAAGAAAACACCCATAACAGTATAACAAACAGTTGAGTTAAAAATAAAACATTCCCTTTGACAAAAACAGAAATAGGCTTCTGATCAAACCTGAGATATCTAAATGCAACGAGAGGCACAGGTATGTCACATACATTATGTTCAAGACAGGGAAATAACACTCTTTACACTTCTCCCTTTCCATACATTCCTAAACCCTCTTTCCTTTCTAATCATTTCTTGTCTCCAGTATCTCTTCCCTTTTTTTCCCTTCCACTCCACCTTTTTAGCACCATCACTGTAGGCAGTGTGTCATAACACTTCGGTTTGGAGACATATAAAAATGGAACACTGAGACACATGGCTAACACTCAAAAAACACAAGGCATGATTTCTACTGCAGCGGTCTGCCGGGTAGCTTAGCAACAGCAACGACCACCATAAGGGCTTTCTTTATAGGTTAAAAAGACAAAGACATTTGTTACCAGCTATAACCAATGGTAAAAGTCACTCGAGTAAAGAGATGAACTGGGCAGTGGGTCTGAAAATGAACAGGACTTCACTCAGTCAGGcactgtaaatgtaaatgttgtgtgGTACTTTCTTAGGTATGTATAGGTAAAGCAGACATGGATACACATGTAACAGTATGTACACGTGGGTTTTTAGTGTAATGATGACGGTATGTTTTGAATCATTCTCACAAACTTAAGAACATGAGGAGTAGTTCACAATGTAGTGCAGACAGAGTTAAACTCATATTTCCACTGTGTGAATCACACTGCAGCAGTAAAACTGTGTGCTTCACTGTAAAGATTGTATGAAATATGACTGTTCTTGTAATGCTGTTTGGTGGAGTAGTCGGCACTAAACGAGCCACTTCTCAATGCAGGTGTTGAACACAGTGTCATTGGAGTGCCACTTGACGTGCTCTACTCCAGCCATTGAGCACAGGAACAGGTCCCCACGAGCGTTTAGGGTCTTCAGGCCAAACACATCTCTCAAATATAGCtaggaaagggaggagacaaATGTAAGGAATCATTATAAGAATATAGCATATAGCATCAAGATGGAATCTTGTCATAATTATGCAAAAACATGGTCTAAAATAATACTTACATCCTGGTCCTTTATCTCAACGACAGTCTCGTTGTCATTGTAAAATCCAAACTGACTAAAGAGCAAAAAAGAAACCAAGATACCATATATCAAGCAGATAGAATGGAAACAATGCTTTACCAGAATATACAGAGCATACCAAACATTGGGAACACCTAACACACAAGgggtcgaaagcgttccacagggatgcaggaccacgttgactccaatgcttccgacagtggtgtgaagttggctggatgtcctttggctggtggaccattcttgataca is a genomic window of Oncorhynchus keta strain PuntledgeMale-10-30-2019 chromosome 19, Oket_V2, whole genome shotgun sequence containing:
- the LOC118398308 gene encoding 40S ribosomal protein S5 — protein: MTSESWETAPAVAETPEIKLFGKWSTDDVQINDISLQDYIAVKEKYAKYLPHSGGRYAAKRFRKAQCPIVERLTNSMMMHGRNNGKKLMTCRIVKHAFEIIHLLTGENPLQVLVNAIINSGPREDSTRIGRAGTVRRQAVDVSPLRRVNQAIWLLCTGAREAAFRNIKTIAECLADELINAAKGSSNSYAIKKKDELERVAKSNR